A stretch of the Campylobacter sp. 19-13652 genome encodes the following:
- the frr gene encoding ribosome recycling factor, whose protein sequence is MLNEVFNNQKQACDKALEHLRRDFGTLRTGRVNISILDNVSVDYYGSPTPLNQVATVLASDASTITITPWEKSMIKAISTAIQAANIGVTPNSDGEAVKLFFPPMTVEQRQENAKQAKAMGEKAKISVRNIRKDANDEVKKLEKDKAITEDESKKAQDEVQKITDSYNSKVDTLVKEKEAELLKV, encoded by the coding sequence ATGCTAAATGAAGTTTTTAACAACCAAAAGCAGGCATGCGATAAGGCACTAGAACATTTACGTCGTGATTTTGGTACGTTGCGTACAGGGCGCGTTAATATAAGTATTTTAGATAATGTAAGCGTGGATTATTACGGCTCGCCTACTCCGCTAAATCAAGTCGCCACAGTCCTAGCCAGCGATGCTAGCACCATCACTATAACACCATGGGAAAAAAGTATGATAAAAGCAATTAGTACGGCTATTCAAGCCGCTAACATAGGCGTAACCCCAAATAGCGACGGCGAAGCTGTTAAGCTATTTTTCCCTCCGATGACGGTAGAGCAGCGTCAGGAAAATGCAAAGCAAGCCAAAGCAATGGGTGAAAAGGCAAAAATCAGCGTCAGAAATATCAGAAAAGATGCAAATGATGAGGTAAAAAAACTAGAAAAAGATAAAGCCATTACCGAGGATGAGAGCAAAAAAGCTCAAGATGAAGTGCAAAAAATCACCGATAGCTACAATTCCAAGGTCGATACTTTGGTAAAAGAAAAAGAAGCTGAGCTTTTAAAGGTGTGA
- a CDS encoding Bax inhibitor-1/YccA family protein, translating into MSLYDRNIASSYENERYAESSRSAFIKQTYQLFAASLLAASAGAYIGTGFAGALVGGGYWVLVIAELALLFGLQAAKRKSPLNLILLFAFTFVSGLTLAPIIAITMASAQGGIIVAQAFTLTTVAFGGLSFFAMNTKRDFSAMGKMLFIAVIILVVASLINLFFQSSTASLVISSIGAFVFSAFILYDTQNIIKGAYETPIEGAVALYLDFVNLFVSLLQILRAFSGSRD; encoded by the coding sequence ATGAGTTTATATGACAGAAATATCGCTAGCTCTTATGAAAATGAGCGCTATGCTGAGAGTTCCAGAAGTGCTTTTATCAAGCAGACTTATCAGCTTTTTGCTGCCTCTTTGCTAGCTGCTAGCGCTGGTGCTTATATAGGCACTGGTTTTGCTGGGGCGCTTGTAGGTGGAGGGTACTGGGTGCTTGTTATAGCTGAGCTTGCTTTGCTTTTTGGCTTGCAGGCGGCTAAGCGCAAATCACCTTTGAATTTGATCTTGCTTTTTGCCTTTACATTTGTAAGTGGGCTTACGTTAGCTCCTATTATAGCTATTACGATGGCAAGTGCTCAAGGCGGCATAATCGTAGCTCAGGCTTTCACGCTTACGACTGTAGCATTTGGTGGACTTAGTTTTTTTGCTATGAATACAAAGCGTGATTTTTCAGCTATGGGAAAAATGCTATTTATCGCAGTTATCATACTTGTAGTGGCTAGCCTTATAAATTTATTTTTCCAAAGTAGCACTGCGTCTCTTGTTATTTCTAGCATTGGTGCTTTTGTTTTTAGTGCTTTTATCCTTTATGATACGCAAAATATCATAAAAGGTGCGTATGAGACGCCTATTGAGGGTGCTGTTGCGCTTTATCTTGATTTTGTAAACCTTTTTGTTTCGCTGCTTCAAATTCTAAGAGCATTTAGTGGAAGTAGAGACTAA
- a CDS encoding DUF1440 domain-containing protein, whose product MYFTNPSSRRYGLAFLIGILAGVFGAIVKWGWEVPFPPRDPNVFFPLGALERVTPPKIFLEQIGAATDWVYVFSGVSQPLSIFIVHVLFSVVFGVAYCMIAEAWPRIKMWQGAVFGFFIYLFAHVIVMPLIGEVPPLSEMPLDEHLSEIFGHIVWLWGMEIVRRDIRNRITGLPDPS is encoded by the coding sequence ATGTATTTTACAAATCCTAGCAGCAGACGCTACGGTTTGGCCTTTTTAATAGGCATTTTAGCAGGTGTTTTTGGTGCTATTGTCAAATGGGGCTGGGAGGTGCCTTTCCCACCACGAGATCCAAATGTTTTTTTCCCGCTAGGCGCACTTGAGCGCGTAACTCCGCCAAAGATTTTCCTAGAGCAAATAGGTGCCGCCACGGACTGGGTTTACGTGTTTTCTGGAGTGAGTCAGCCGCTTTCTATTTTTATCGTGCATGTGCTATTTTCGGTCGTTTTTGGAGTGGCGTATTGTATGATTGCGGAGGCGTGGCCGCGCATTAAGATGTGGCAGGGTGCGGTTTTTGGCTTTTTTATCTATCTTTTTGCACACGTCATCGTCATGCCTCTTATTGGCGAAGTACCGCCGCTATCTGAAATGCCGTTAGATGAGCATTTAAGCGAGATTTTTGGGCATATTGTTTGGCTTTGGGGAATGGAGATAGTAAGGCGAGATATAAGAAACAGAATCACAGGTCTACCTGATCCGTCTTAG
- a CDS encoding thiamine-phosphate pyrophosphorylase → MEVETKRAFSALDESLRAKLARIIDANLNRLKEGLRVVEDIRRYGYDDSALSRRIKGLRHLAKLEVGELLEYRDSISDVLKKSVDSELNRTNLDDISTANLKRAQESARVLEECFKLFDISLSETFKHIRYELYDIEKLL, encoded by the coding sequence GTGGAAGTAGAGACTAAAAGAGCCTTTAGCGCGCTTGATGAGAGCTTGCGCGCTAAACTTGCTCGCATAATCGATGCAAATTTAAACCGCCTAAAAGAGGGACTCCGAGTAGTTGAAGATATACGTAGATATGGCTATGATGATAGTGCTCTAAGCCGTCGTATAAAGGGGCTAAGGCACCTTGCAAAGCTCGAAGTAGGCGAGCTTTTGGAGTATCGTGATAGTATAAGTGACGTACTTAAAAAAAGTGTGGATAGCGAGCTAAATCGGACTAATTTAGATGATATAAGTACTGCAAATTTAAAGCGCGCACAAGAGAGTGCCAGGGTGCTTGAGGAGTGCTTTAAACTCTTTGACATAAGCTTAAGCGAGACCTTTAAACATATTCGATACGAGCTTTATGATATAGAAAAACTTCTTTAA
- the pyrE gene encoding orotate phosphoribosyltransferase produces MNIEQIYREAGAYLQGHFLLSSGKHSQFYLQSAKVLENPTLAAKLADELSAVIAEFGVNYDSVCSPALGGILAGYELARAGEKRFIFTERVGGVMSLRRGFDVKNGERFIVCEDIITTGKSALECASVIESMGGVVVGFAALANRSFCKLANIDGELKSECKIPANKPVFALGNFEFEIYEPDDCPLCANGSEAIKPGSRGN; encoded by the coding sequence GTGAATATCGAGCAAATTTATCGCGAGGCTGGTGCATATTTGCAGGGGCATTTTCTACTTAGCTCTGGCAAGCATTCCCAGTTTTATCTCCAAAGTGCAAAGGTGCTTGAAAACCCTACACTTGCCGCAAAGCTAGCCGATGAGCTAAGTGCTGTTATAGCGGAGTTTGGTGTGAATTATGATAGCGTTTGCTCGCCAGCTCTTGGTGGGATTTTGGCCGGCTATGAGCTAGCACGCGCTGGTGAGAAGCGCTTTATTTTCACCGAGCGAGTGGGTGGTGTGATGAGTCTAAGGCGTGGCTTTGATGTAAAAAATGGCGAGCGTTTTATCGTCTGTGAAGACATTATCACCACAGGTAAATCAGCTTTAGAATGCGCAAGTGTTATAGAGAGTATGGGTGGCGTGGTCGTAGGCTTTGCCGCTTTGGCAAATCGCAGCTTTTGCAAGCTTGCAAACATAGATGGCGAGCTAAAAAGTGAGTGTAAAATCCCTGCAAATAAGCCCGTTTTTGCCCTTGGAAACTTTGAGTTTGAGATTTACGAGCCAGATGATTGTCCTCTTTGTGCTAATGGTAGTGAAGCGATAAAGCCAGGAAGCAGGGGAAATTAA
- the secG gene encoding preprotein translocase subunit SecG, whose protein sequence is MTTLFLISQFVLAVIITIAVLLQKSSSIGLGAYSGSNESLFGAKGPAGFLAKFTFVIGVVFVLNTLALGYFYNKETSKSIVDTLPSVIPPAAQSASATDAPAAPNVPMAPLVPASKDETKAPAPAN, encoded by the coding sequence TTGACAACTCTTTTTCTGATTTCGCAGTTTGTCCTAGCTGTTATCATTACCATTGCGGTTTTGTTGCAAAAAAGCTCATCTATCGGACTCGGCGCATATAGCGGCAGCAATGAGAGTCTGTTTGGGGCAAAGGGGCCAGCTGGATTTTTGGCTAAATTTACGTTTGTAATCGGTGTGGTTTTTGTGCTAAATACTCTGGCTTTAGGCTATTTTTACAACAAAGAGACAAGTAAATCTATAGTCGACACCCTGCCATCTGTAATACCTCCAGCAGCACAAAGTGCCTCCGCTACAGATGCCCCTGCTGCACCTAATGTTCCAATGGCTCCTTTAGTACCAGCTAGTAAGGACGAGACTAAAGCCCCTGCGCCAGCTAACTAA
- a CDS encoding GGDEF domain-containing protein encodes MMSSQDERTLKTSRIIIILAGFTHVFYLLYFLFVDGAPEGIYRLVVVNIFSVACYFFIIKLVNDNPSSFKVAILILQAEVIIYASVCVFTLGWGYGFELLFFALLLTIFFAPHVYKTLSHGVVILSGAMFVFWYFILIDAPVNTDYSDQKEMLFMINIMIVTTFSIVLAYLLEISNNLFYNNMYEEKENMRTVANYDPLTKLLNRNSMESFFKNEVFGKNQKFALIICDIDNFKKVNDTYGHNVGDIVLVHVSNALKSAFRQEDFLCRWGGEEFLILINNTTKDQAYRMVEHARSIIHSNKVKQDELSLTVSMTFGMVFCDESVSPDMDLIVKQADILLYEGKQNGKNCIVMDEFGKRRNASRQMGGGGASPLRKRIFKK; translated from the coding sequence ATGATGAGCTCACAAGACGAGCGCACGCTTAAAACTTCTCGCATAATCATAATCCTAGCAGGTTTTACACATGTATTTTACCTACTTTATTTTCTATTTGTAGATGGCGCTCCTGAAGGAATTTATCGCCTTGTAGTAGTAAATATCTTTTCTGTTGCTTGCTATTTTTTCATAATAAAATTAGTAAATGACAACCCAAGCAGCTTTAAAGTCGCCATACTCATACTCCAAGCCGAGGTCATCATTTACGCTAGCGTCTGCGTGTTTACGCTAGGCTGGGGGTATGGCTTTGAGCTACTATTTTTTGCACTACTTTTGACTATATTTTTCGCACCTCATGTGTATAAAACACTAAGCCACGGTGTCGTCATACTCTCTGGAGCAATGTTTGTATTTTGGTATTTTATACTCATAGATGCACCCGTAAATACAGACTACAGCGACCAAAAAGAGATGCTTTTTATGATAAACATCATGATTGTTACTACTTTTTCTATCGTGCTTGCGTATTTGCTTGAAATTTCAAACAATCTCTTTTACAACAACATGTACGAGGAAAAAGAAAATATGCGAACAGTGGCAAATTACGACCCACTCACAAAGCTTCTTAATCGAAACTCCATGGAGAGCTTTTTTAAAAACGAAGTCTTTGGCAAAAATCAAAAATTTGCCCTAATTATCTGCGACATAGATAATTTTAAAAAAGTAAACGACACCTACGGACACAATGTGGGCGACATCGTCCTCGTACACGTCTCAAACGCTCTAAAAAGCGCCTTTAGGCAGGAGGATTTTCTATGTCGCTGGGGTGGAGAGGAGTTTTTAATCCTAATAAACAACACCACAAAAGACCAAGCCTATCGCATGGTCGAGCATGCTCGTAGCATAATCCATTCAAATAAAGTCAAACAAGACGAGCTAAGCCTAACGGTATCTATGACTTTTGGCATGGTATTTTGCGATGAAAGCGTCTCTCCAGACATGGATTTAATAGTAAAACAAGCCGATATTTTACTCTATGAGGGCAAGCAAAACGGCAAAAACTGCATAGTCATGGATGAATTTGGCAAAAGGCGAAACGCCTCTCGTCAAATGGGGGGGGGGGGAGCAAGCCCCTTACGAAAAAGAATCTTTAAAAAATGA
- a CDS encoding mechanosensitive ion channel family protein translates to MKAAIKFTLLLAIFYLPLSADKSAKAEISKLEQTVLQIKQLSDQISIIKAQNDKNSNQSGLVNTKPLEANRQKLLTQIPVLIMQNAASDELIKGLNVDLAKAQNATNSNKSVSANIQLANAEFRLNFYEALNKLGKEFDKNSKTAEIKSYIEGVILKMQTSQYRQLEELKESIAAESKNEQDFNSMMANKQNYEEILGYLRDNADLLGSSFFLSNLNLKMAIDYINEKIPLSEYINYGKILIIIVIFAFFISLTKLLAKLTYHIFIAIFAKSMHAEALKDQVLEIIKNPISALLIAYAVGICLNVAYYPQLIPSPLASALGVAYIACFCWLALMLLNGYGMVLLSALVQKSGRKEVINLILKIVYFIVVVIAILMILSRLGFDISALIASLGIGGLAVAFAAKDIIANFFASVMLLFDNSFSQGDWIVCGDIEGAVVEIGLRKTTLRTFDNALVFVPNSVLTSNSIRNWTRRKVGRLINFTVGVTYDSTPEALRKCINDIKAMLEAHEMISKEDNGGKFEASSLRQRYKQNIVSINDLAGYKSELYVCLSDFGDSSIDIMVYCFAKPIHRHEYLPIKQDVLFKVMDIVTKNGLSFAFPSQSLYFANALEVQNQTQLKTIQSDKGENNA, encoded by the coding sequence TTGAAAGCGGCTATTAAATTTACACTTTTACTTGCGATTTTTTATCTGCCATTAAGTGCGGATAAGAGTGCAAAAGCAGAAATTTCAAAGCTAGAGCAGACGGTACTACAAATCAAGCAATTAAGTGATCAAATAAGCATCATAAAAGCCCAAAATGACAAAAACTCAAACCAAAGCGGTCTAGTAAACACAAAGCCACTTGAGGCAAACCGCCAAAAACTACTCACACAAATTCCCGTACTAATAATGCAAAATGCAGCAAGTGACGAGCTTATAAAGGGGCTAAATGTCGATCTAGCAAAGGCGCAAAATGCGACAAATTCTAATAAGAGCGTATCGGCAAATATCCAGCTTGCTAATGCAGAATTTAGACTAAATTTTTACGAGGCTTTAAATAAGCTTGGGAAAGAATTTGATAAAAACTCCAAAACCGCCGAGATAAAAAGCTACATCGAAGGCGTAATACTAAAAATGCAAACAAGCCAGTACAGGCAGCTTGAGGAGCTAAAAGAGAGCATTGCCGCAGAGAGCAAAAACGAGCAAGACTTTAATTCAATGATGGCAAATAAGCAAAACTACGAGGAGATCTTAGGCTATTTGCGAGATAATGCAGATCTGCTTGGGTCTAGCTTTTTTCTATCAAATTTAAACCTAAAAATGGCTATTGATTATATAAATGAAAAAATTCCGCTCTCAGAGTACATAAACTACGGAAAAATTCTCATCATCATTGTGATTTTTGCCTTTTTTATCTCGCTGACTAAACTCTTAGCAAAGCTTACATATCACATTTTTATTGCGATTTTTGCCAAAAGCATGCACGCAGAAGCCCTAAAAGATCAAGTCCTAGAGATAATTAAAAACCCTATCTCAGCACTACTTATTGCCTATGCTGTTGGAATTTGCTTAAACGTAGCTTACTACCCACAGCTCATACCTAGCCCCCTAGCTAGCGCACTTGGCGTAGCCTATATTGCCTGCTTTTGCTGGCTAGCGCTCATGCTATTAAATGGCTACGGGATGGTGCTTCTTAGTGCACTAGTACAAAAAAGCGGACGCAAGGAAGTGATAAATTTAATCCTAAAAATAGTCTATTTTATAGTCGTAGTTATAGCTATTCTTATGATACTAAGCCGACTTGGATTTGACATCTCTGCACTAATAGCAAGCCTCGGTATTGGCGGACTTGCCGTAGCATTTGCGGCAAAAGACATAATAGCAAATTTCTTTGCCTCTGTTATGCTCTTATTTGATAATAGCTTCTCTCAAGGCGACTGGATAGTCTGTGGTGATATAGAGGGAGCAGTAGTAGAGATAGGGCTTAGAAAAACCACACTACGCACATTTGACAATGCCCTAGTTTTCGTGCCAAACTCAGTCCTAACGAGCAACTCCATACGTAACTGGACAAGGCGAAAAGTTGGGCGGCTTATAAATTTCACCGTGGGCGTTACATACGACTCTACTCCAGAGGCTCTGCGTAAGTGCATAAACGACATAAAAGCGATGCTAGAGGCTCATGAGATGATTTCAAAAGAGGATAATGGTGGCAAATTTGAAGCTAGTAGCCTAAGACAACGATACAAGCAAAACATAGTCAGCATAAACGACTTAGCAGGGTATAAAAGCGAGCTTTACGTCTGCTTAAGCGACTTTGGCGATAGCTCGATAGATATAATGGTCTATTGCTTTGCAAAGCCTATACATAGGCACGAATATCTGCCTATAAAACAAGATGTCTTATTTAAGGTGATGGATATAGTCACCAAAAATGGACTTAGTTTTGCCTTTCCTAGCCAGAGCCTTTATTTTGCAAATGCGCTTGAAGTACAAAACCAAACACAGTTAAAAACAATCCAAAGTGATAAAGGAGAAAACAATGCTTAA
- a CDS encoding polysaccharide deacetylase family protein — protein sequence MKKVVAFLLLVIAAPAAIADAHVLVYHRFEEPKHQSTYISTQRLREHFEYFKKNGYEVVPASRLVAAINGAEPVGERWVVLAIDDGYRSFYEKALPIFREYGYPFVLFVYVQASAEEYGDYMSFNQIKEASKYGEIGLHAYAHPHLLRLNDKAVREDFAKGYEIFKSYLGYAPKYYAYPYGEYDERILNIAREFKFEAIFNQNTGAVANDSPLDDLDRTPVSELTPLPFALSGDFLNAQWEVLPDFPRISYINGVRIKTKSEAKEGKLFVSGQGGFKPVKLENGVLEYKFKKPISRYATRIILKVGHKSTSKILTKDNYAK from the coding sequence ATGAAAAAGGTAGTCGCGTTTTTATTGCTCGTCATAGCTGCGCCAGCTGCCATAGCCGACGCGCATGTTTTGGTCTATCATCGCTTTGAGGAGCCAAAACACCAAAGCACTTATATAAGCACGCAAAGGCTTAGAGAGCATTTTGAGTATTTTAAAAAAAATGGCTACGAAGTCGTCCCAGCTAGCAGGTTAGTAGCTGCTATTAATGGCGCAGAGCCAGTTGGTGAGCGCTGGGTGGTTTTGGCCATAGATGACGGTTACCGTAGCTTTTATGAAAAGGCGCTTCCTATATTTCGTGAGTATGGGTATCCTTTTGTGCTTTTTGTCTATGTGCAAGCAAGTGCAGAGGAGTATGGCGATTATATGAGTTTTAATCAGATTAAAGAGGCATCAAAATACGGCGAGATAGGACTTCACGCCTACGCTCACCCTCATCTTTTAAGGCTAAATGACAAGGCTGTAAGAGAGGATTTTGCCAAGGGTTATGAGATTTTTAAAAGCTACTTGGGATATGCTCCAAAATACTATGCCTATCCCTACGGCGAGTATGATGAGCGTATACTAAATATCGCAAGAGAGTTTAAATTTGAAGCAATTTTTAACCAAAATACAGGCGCAGTGGCAAATGATAGCCCACTTGATGATTTAGACCGTACGCCAGTTTCAGAGCTTACGCCACTGCCGTTTGCTCTTTCTGGTGATTTTTTAAATGCACAGTGGGAAGTTTTGCCTGATTTTCCTAGGATTTCTTATATAAATGGTGTGCGGATAAAGACTAAAAGCGAGGCTAAAGAGGGCAAGCTTTTTGTAAGTGGGCAGGGTGGCTTTAAGCCTGTAAAGCTCGAAAATGGCGTACTTGAGTATAAATTTAAAAAGCCAATATCTAGGTATGCCACTAGAATAATTTTAAAAGTAGGACACAAATCAACAAGTAAAATTTTAACAAAGGATAACTATGCTAAATGA
- a CDS encoding carbonic anhydrase: MESLLKGAVKFMEEGFLEHAELFASLKHAQDPHTLFISCVDSRVVPNLITNCLPGELFMVRNVANIVPPYRISEEYLSTTSAIEYALYALNIKTIIVCGHSDCGGCAALYKPESEFSKMPNVRHWIKLIEPIKSEVLKFSGDDKAKIAWLTERLNVINSIENILTYPGVEEACENGELNIYGWHYIIETGEIFSYDLKERSFKLLAIRKDEH, from the coding sequence ATGGAGTCGCTACTTAAGGGCGCTGTTAAATTTATGGAGGAGGGATTTTTAGAGCATGCAGAGCTTTTTGCAAGCTTAAAGCATGCCCAAGACCCTCACACGCTTTTTATCTCATGTGTAGATAGTCGAGTGGTACCAAATTTAATCACAAACTGCCTACCTGGGGAGCTTTTCATGGTGCGAAACGTGGCAAATATCGTCCCACCATACAGAATAAGCGAGGAGTACTTATCTACCACATCGGCCATAGAGTACGCCCTATACGCGCTAAATATCAAAACAATAATAGTCTGCGGACACTCTGACTGCGGTGGATGTGCAGCGCTTTATAAGCCAGAGAGTGAGTTTAGCAAAATGCCAAATGTAAGACACTGGATAAAGCTAATCGAGCCTATAAAATCAGAGGTGCTTAAATTTAGCGGGGATGATAAGGCAAAAATAGCTTGGCTAACTGAACGCCTAAATGTAATAAACTCAATAGAAAACATCCTCACCTATCCAGGTGTCGAGGAGGCCTGCGAAAATGGCGAGCTAAACATTTACGGCTGGCACTACATCATAGAAACAGGCGAGATTTTCAGCTACGATTTAAAAGAAAGAAGCTTTAAACTGCTTGCAATAAGAAAGGACGAGCATTGA
- a CDS encoding GGDEF domain-containing protein, giving the protein MLERFLNDKFEHRDQSKYKSTNQIYRFILLTLIFGHIGNIIIGLLMIDNNTDKFVIPVVIFSVIMAIISIILWNKFTSSYKSMSKNAITIWAYIDFTAISIISTVNFGWDFGFWFIILGLIFLGYFLTFNSKIITYGATIIEAFILFVLFFLYRSTADGETIASLLNIGITQVGIFNISLNLFIKLSYIFIFSANFLVILRLSSFANIVTAASYQEIAKEKQNLEETSQHDHLTGLLNRRAMKKLLNYELNMLRNNKINGSLVLILGDIDNFKKINDTFGHNVGDIVLKELAGVLKRVFRKNDLLCRWGGEEFVIVLPSTKAEFIHIIKDRILSNVSSIKLPNKNPVTATFGMIICPNGTKTTIEELVERADELLYLGKKNGKDRIEMEILR; this is encoded by the coding sequence GTGCTAGAAAGATTTTTAAATGATAAATTTGAACACAGGGATCAAAGCAAATACAAATCCACAAATCAAATTTATCGTTTTATCCTGCTTACCTTGATATTTGGTCATATAGGAAATATCATAATCGGACTTTTAATGATAGATAACAACACGGATAAATTTGTCATACCTGTTGTTATTTTTAGCGTGATTATGGCGATTATTAGCATTATTTTATGGAATAAATTTACTAGCTCTTATAAAAGCATGAGTAAAAATGCCATAACTATATGGGCATATATCGACTTTACCGCCATTTCAATAATTAGCACAGTAAATTTTGGTTGGGATTTTGGCTTTTGGTTTATTATTTTGGGGCTTATATTTTTGGGATACTTTCTCACTTTTAATAGCAAAATAATAACCTACGGAGCAACGATAATTGAGGCTTTTATCTTGTTTGTGCTATTTTTCCTATACCGAAGCACCGCGGACGGCGAGACAATAGCAAGCCTGCTAAATATAGGTATAACGCAGGTTGGAATATTTAATATAAGCTTAAACTTATTTATAAAACTAAGCTATATCTTTATATTTAGTGCAAATTTTCTTGTGATTTTACGACTTTCAAGCTTTGCAAATATAGTAACAGCCGCAAGCTATCAAGAAATCGCCAAAGAAAAGCAAAATTTAGAAGAGACAAGCCAGCATGACCATCTGACTGGATTACTAAATAGGCGAGCTATGAAAAAGCTACTAAACTATGAGCTAAATATGCTGAGAAATAATAAGATAAATGGTAGTTTGGTGCTGATTTTAGGCGATATTGATAATTTTAAAAAGATAAATGATACCTTCGGACATAACGTGGGCGATATAGTGTTAAAAGAGCTAGCTGGTGTGCTTAAGAGAGTGTTTAGAAAAAACGACTTACTATGTCGCTGGGGTGGAGAGGAGTTTGTTATAGTGTTACCTAGCACAAAAGCTGAGTTTATCCACATCATAAAAGACCGAATTTTATCCAATGTAAGTTCAATCAAGCTACCAAATAAAAACCCAGTTACAGCGACATTTGGCATGATAATATGCCCAAACGGCACAAAAACAACAATAGAGGAGCTAGTAGAACGCGCCGATGAGCTACTATACCTAGGCAAGAAAAACGGCAAAGATAGAATAGAAATGGAGATACTAAGATGA